The following are encoded together in the Clostridiaceae bacterium genome:
- a CDS encoding small, acid-soluble spore protein, alpha/beta type: MARRGRIMSEALKTEIAKELGVYDIVASEGWGSVTSRDCGNIVKKAIEIAERSMNK; this comes from the coding sequence ATGGCAAGACGTGGAAGAATAATGTCAGAAGCTCTGAAAACAGAGATTGCAAAAGAGCTCGGTGTATATGACATCGTTGCTTCTGAGGGATGGGGATCAGTAACATCCAGAGACTGCGGTAATATAGTCAAAAAGGCTATAGAAATAGCAGAAAGAAGCATGAATAAGTAG